The Anopheles merus strain MAF chromosome 2L, AmerM5.1, whole genome shotgun sequence genome has a segment encoding these proteins:
- the LOC121594716 gene encoding uncharacterized protein LOC121594716 isoform X1 → MEDKQCGVCNGASTENAVECDRCEGMFHLACVNEDETVYSRDWTCHLCTPETPPPTSSTLHRATPVVATQPAPVAVDTNIVNLEPSTRARSTEVITPVSNPPNDPSKARPTQTADSPLDNLSRTFQRFLEEAREPRRQEPDVIQRLESVLNTFVQRMNQEQNPQGSRRDNLGSTAFCSSDTTLNINQSQILARHSVNAQLPTFAGNPEEWSVFENAFYETTELCGFSDGENIIRLQQALKGEAFKTVQGRLRKAANLKEVMQELKSSFGRPEVVVKTLLSQIRRQVPPRAEKLETLVQFAVSVDEMCAAVRNNGVEERYDGPVLDELVGRLPPMIKLMWGIHSLTLSKVNLAAFGKWMQTIKHAAQAVTSPANLIEPRCSKYLHMHTTNPSSQNSTEAVCACDNGCVRLYECDGYWQKSVADRWDIIKRNYLCKCCLKKHRAPCKETRVCGKDGCTVKHHPSLHNSAGKGRHEANFSHSTATDENILLRYVPVELQAVGKTIRTVAFLDEGASVSLIEHSLVDELELEGTNRPLCLKWTGGQHRTERDSKQPSGTTGRRHNCTQINFGKNG, encoded by the exons ATGGAGGATAAGCAGTGTGGTGTGTGCAATGGTGCAAGTACGGAAAATGCAGTGGAGTGCGATCGATGCGAAGGAATGTTTCATCTTGCGTGCGTGAACGAAGATGAAACCGTGTACAGTAGGGATTGGACATGCCATCTGTGCACTCCTGAAACACCGCCCCCCACTTCATCTACCCTTCATCGTGCGACGCCCGTAGTAGCGACCCAACCAGCCCCGGTAGCAGTGGATACGAACATAGTGAATCTGGAACCATCCACCAGAGCAAGATCGACGGAAGTGATCACGCCCGTATCGAATCCTCCGAATGATCCATCAAAAGCAAGACCCACTCAAACTGCTGACTCTCCATTGGACAATCTTAGCAGAACCTTCCAACGTTTCTTGGAAGAAGCACGCGAGCCACGCAGGCAAGAGCCTGACGTGATACAACGGCTCGAATCCGTGCTAAACACCTTTGTTCAACGGATGAATCAAGAACAAAATCCGCAAGGATCACGCCGGGACAATCTCGGATCTACGGCGTTTTGTTCGAGTGATACAACCTTGAACATTAATCAGAGTCAGATACTAGCTAGACATTCCGTCAACGCCCAGCTACCGACGTTCGCCGGTAACCCAGAGGAGTGGTCCGTGTTCGAAAACGCGTTTTATGAGACGACGGAACTATGTGGTTTCTCTGACGGAGAAAATATTATAAGGCTGCAACAAGCATTAAAAGGAGAAGCGTTTAAAACAGTCCAGGGGAGACTCAGGAAAGCAGCTAACCTCAAAGAAGTCATGCAAGAGCTCAAATCATCGTTCGGACGTCCAGAAGTAGTTGTGAAAACGTTGTTGAGCCAGATTCGACGACAGGTACCCCCGAGAGCAGAAAAGTTGGAGACGCTTGTGCAGTTCGCCGTATCCGTGGACGaaatgtgtgctgctgtgagaAACAACGGGGTCGAGGAGCGTTATGATGGACCCGTGTTGGATGAGCTCGTTGGTCGTCTCCCTCCGATGATTAAGCTGATGTGGGGCATACACAGTCTTACGTTGTCAAAGGTCAACCTGGCTGCATTCGGAAAGTGGATGCAAACCATTAAGCATGCAGCCCAAGCGGTAACGAGCCCTGCAAATCTTATCGAACCACGATGCAGTAAGTATTTGCACATGCATACTACTAATCCCTCCTCGCAGAACTCCACAGAAGCCGTTTGTGCATGCGATAACGGCTGCGTTCGCTTATACGAATGTGACGGATACTGGCAGAAAAGTGTAGCAGATCGCTGGGACATCATTAAGCGGAACTACTTGTGTAAATGTTGTTTGAAAAAACATCGTGCGCCCTGTAAAGAGACGAGAGTATGCGGCAAAGACGGATGTACTGTAAAACACCACCCGTCACTACACAATTCGGCAGGTAAGGGAAGACACGAAGCAAATTTCTCTCACTCTACAGCCACCGACGAGAACATACTATTGCGATACGTGCCAGTTGAGCTGCAGGCTGTAGGAAAGACGATCAGAACAGTTGCTTTTCTCGACGAAGGAGCGTCAGTATCGCTAATCGAACATTCGCTAGTTGACGAGCTGGAACTTGAAGGGACAAACCGACCTCTTTGTTTGAAATGGACTGGAGGACAACATCGCACTGAACGAGATTCAAAACAG CCCTCAGGAACAACTGGAAGACGTCACAACTGTACGCagatcaattttggaaaaaatggttAG
- the LOC121594701 gene encoding uncharacterized protein LOC121594701 produces the protein MEDKQCGVCNGASTENAVECDRCEGMFHLACVNEDETVYSRDWTCHLCTPETPPPTSSTLHRATPVVATQPAPVAVDTNIVNLEPSTRARSTEVITPVSNPPNDPSKARPTQTADSPLNNLSRTFQRFLEEAREPRRQEPDVIQRLESVLNTFVQRMNQEQNPQGSRRDNLGSTAFCSSDTTLNINQSQILARHSVNAQLPTFAGNPEEWSVFENAFYETTELCGFSDGENIIRLQQALKGEAFKTVQGRLRKAANLKEVMQELKSSFGRPEEVVKTLLSQIRRQVPPRAEKLETLVQFAVSVDEMCAAVRNNGVEERYDGPVLDELVGRLPPMIKLMWGIHSLTLSKVNLAAFGKWMQTIKHAAQAVTSPANLIEPRCSKYLHMHTTNPSSQNSTEAVCACDNGCVRLYECDGYWQKSVADRWDIIKRNYLCKCCLKKHRAPCKETRVCGKDGCTVKHHPSLHNSAGKGRHEANFSHSTATDENILLRYVPVELQAVGKTIRTVAFLDEGASVSLIEHSLVDELELEGTNRPLCLKWTGGQHRTEPDSKQPSGTTGRRHNCTQINFGKNG, from the coding sequence ATGGAGGATAAGCAGTGTGGTGTGTGCAATGGTGCAAGTACGGAAAATGCAGTGGAGTGCGATCGATGCGAAGGAATGTTTCATCTTGCGTGCGTGAACGAAGATGAAACCGTGTACAGTAGGGATTGGACATGCCATCTGTGCACTCCTGAAACACCGCCCCCCACTTCATCTACCCTTCATCGTGCGACGCCCGTAGTAGCGACCCAACCAGCCCCGGTAGCAGTGGATACGAACATAGTGAATCTGGAACCATCCACCAGAGCAAGATCGACGGAAGTGATCACGCCCGTATCGAATCCTCCGAATGATCCATCAAAAGCAAGACCCACTCAAACTGCTGACTCTCCATTGAACAATCTTAGCAGAACCTTCCAACGTTTCTTGGAAGAAGCACGCGAGCCACGCAGGCAAGAGCCTGACGTGATACAACGGCTCGAATCCGTGCTAAACACCTTTGTTCAACGGATGAATCAAGAACAAAATCCGCAAGGATCACGCCGGGACAATCTCGGATCTACGGCGTTTTGTTCGAGTGATACAACCTTGAACATTAATCAGAGTCAGATACTAGCTAGACATTCCGTCAACGCCCAGCTACCGACGTTCGCCGGTAACCCAGAGGAGTGGTCCGTGTTCGAAAACGCGTTTTATGAGACGACGGAACTATGTGGTTTCTCTGACGGAGAAAATATTATAAGGCTGCAACAAGCATTAAAAGGAGAAGCGTTTAAAACAGTCCAGGGGAGACTTAGGAAAGCAGCTAACCTCAAAGAAGTCATGCAAGAGCTCAAATCATCGTTCGGACGTCCAGAAGAAGTTGTGAAAACGTTGTTGAGCCAGATTCGACGACAGGTACCCCCGAGAGCAGAAAAGTTGGAGACGCTTGTGCAGTTCGCCGTATCCGTGGACGaaatgtgtgctgctgtgagaAACAACGGGGTCGAGGAGCGTTATGATGGACCCGTGTTGGATGAGCTCGTTGGTCGTCTCCCTCCGATGATTAAGTTGATGTGGGGCATACACAGTCTTACGTTGTCAAAGGTCAACCTGGCTGCATTCGGAAAGTGGATGCAAACCATTAAGCATGCAGCCCAAGCGGTAACGAGCCCTGCAAATCTTATCGAACCACGATGCAGTAAGTATTTGCACATGCATACTACTAATCCCTCCTCGCAGAACTCCACAGAAGCCGTTTGTGCATGCGATAACGGCTGCGTTCGCTTATACGAATGTGACGGATACTGGCAGAAAAGCGTAGCAGATCGCTGGGACATCATTAAGCGGAACTACTTGTGTAAATGTTGTTTGAAAAAACATCGTGCGCCCTGTAAAGAGACGAGAGTATGCGGCAAAGACGGATGTACTGTAAAACACCACCCGTCACTACACAATTCGGCAGGTAAGGGAAGACACGAAGCAAATTTCTCTCACTCTACAGCCACCGACGAGAACATACTATTGCGATACGTGCCAGTTGAGCTGCAGGCTGTAGGAAAGACGATCAGAACAGTTGCTTTTCTCGACGAAGGAGCGTCAGTATCGCTAATCGAACATTCGCTAGTTGACGAGCTGGAACTTGAAGGGACAAACCGACCTCTTTGTTTGAAATGGACTGGAGGACAACATCGCACTGAACCAGATTCAAAACAG
- the LOC121594724 gene encoding uncharacterized protein LOC121594724 — protein sequence MQELKSSFGRPEVVVKTLLSQIRRQVPPRAEKLETLVQFAVSVDEMCAAVRNNGVEERYDGPVLDELVGRLPPMIKLMWGIHSLTLSKVNLAAFGKWMQTIKHAAQAVTSPANLIEPRCSKYLHMHTTNPSSQNSTEAVCACDNGCVRLYECDGYWQKSVADRWDIIKRNYLCKCCLKKHRAPCKETRVCGKDGCTVKHHPSLHNSAGKGKHEANFSHSTATDENILLRYVPVELQAVGKTIRTVAFLDEGASVSLIEHSLVDELELEGTNRPLCLKWTGGQHRTEPDSKQPSGTTGRRHNCTQINFGKNG from the exons ATGCAAGAGCTCAAATCATCGTTCGGACGTCCAGAAGTAGTTGTGAAAACGTTGTTGAGCCAGATTCGACGACAGGTACCCCCGAGAGCAGAAAAGTTGGAGACGCTTGTGCAGTTCGCCGTATCCGTGGACGaaatgtgtgctgctgtgagaAACAACGGGGTCGAGGAGCGTTATGATGGACCCGTGTTGGATGAGCTCGTTGGTCGTCTCCCTCCGATGATTAAGCTGATGTGGGGCATACACAGTCTTACGTTGTCAAAGGTCAACCTGGCTGCATTCGGAAAGTGGATGCAAACCATTAAGCATGCAGCCCAAGCGGTAACGAGCCCTGCAAATCTTATCGAACCACGATGCAGTAAGTATTTGCACATGCATACTACTAATCCCTCCTCGCAGAACTCCACAGAAGCCGTTTGTGCATGCGATAACGGCTGCGTTCGCTTATACGAATGTGACGGATACTGGCAGAAAAGCGTAGCAGATCGCTGGGACATCATTAAGCGGAACTACTTGTGTAAATGTTGTTTGAAAAAACATCGTGCGCCCTGTAAAGAGACGAGAGTATGCGGCAAAGACGGATGTACTGTAAAACACCACCCGTCACTACACAATTCGGCAGGTAAGGGAAAACACGAAGCAAATTTCTCTCACTCTACAGCCACCGACGAGAACATACTATTGCGATACGTGCCAGTTGAGCTGCAGGCTGTAGGAAAGACGATCAGAACAGTTGCTTTTCTCGACGAAGGAGCGTCAGTATCACTAATCGAACATTCGCTAGTTGACGAGCTGGAACTTGAAGGGACAAACCGACCTCTTTGTTTGAAATGGACTGGAGGACAACATCGCACTGAACCAGATTCAAAACAG CCCTCAGGAACAACTGGAAGACGTCACAACTGTACGCagatcaattttggaaaaaatggttAG
- the LOC121594716 gene encoding uncharacterized protein LOC121594716 isoform X2: MEDKQCGVCNGASTENAVECDRCEGMFHLACVNEDETVYSRDWTCHLCTPETPPPTSSTLHRATPVVATQPAPVAVDTNIVNLEPSTRARSTEVITPVSNPPNDPSKARPTQTADSPLDNLSRTFQRFLEEAREPRRQEPDVIQRLESVLNTFVQRMNQEQNPQGSRRDNLGSTAFCSSDTTLNINQSQILARHSVNAQLPTFAGNPEEWSVFENAFYETTELCGFSDGENIIRLQQALKGEAFKTVQGRLRKAANLKEVMQELKSSFGRPEVVVKTLLSQIRRQVPPRAEKLETLVQFAVSVDEMCAAVRNNGVEERYDGPVLDELVGRLPPMIKLMWGIHSLTLSKVNLAAFGKWMQTIKHAAQAVTSPANLIEPRCSKYLHMHTTNPSSQNSTEAVCACDNGCVRLYECDGYWQKSVADRWDIIKRNYLCKCCLKKHRAPCKETRVCGKDGCTVKHHPSLHNSAGKGRHEANFSHSTATDENILLRYVPVELQAVGKTIRTVAFLDEGASVSLIEHSLVDELELEGTNRPLCLKWTGGQHRTERDSKQFSL; this comes from the exons ATGGAGGATAAGCAGTGTGGTGTGTGCAATGGTGCAAGTACGGAAAATGCAGTGGAGTGCGATCGATGCGAAGGAATGTTTCATCTTGCGTGCGTGAACGAAGATGAAACCGTGTACAGTAGGGATTGGACATGCCATCTGTGCACTCCTGAAACACCGCCCCCCACTTCATCTACCCTTCATCGTGCGACGCCCGTAGTAGCGACCCAACCAGCCCCGGTAGCAGTGGATACGAACATAGTGAATCTGGAACCATCCACCAGAGCAAGATCGACGGAAGTGATCACGCCCGTATCGAATCCTCCGAATGATCCATCAAAAGCAAGACCCACTCAAACTGCTGACTCTCCATTGGACAATCTTAGCAGAACCTTCCAACGTTTCTTGGAAGAAGCACGCGAGCCACGCAGGCAAGAGCCTGACGTGATACAACGGCTCGAATCCGTGCTAAACACCTTTGTTCAACGGATGAATCAAGAACAAAATCCGCAAGGATCACGCCGGGACAATCTCGGATCTACGGCGTTTTGTTCGAGTGATACAACCTTGAACATTAATCAGAGTCAGATACTAGCTAGACATTCCGTCAACGCCCAGCTACCGACGTTCGCCGGTAACCCAGAGGAGTGGTCCGTGTTCGAAAACGCGTTTTATGAGACGACGGAACTATGTGGTTTCTCTGACGGAGAAAATATTATAAGGCTGCAACAAGCATTAAAAGGAGAAGCGTTTAAAACAGTCCAGGGGAGACTCAGGAAAGCAGCTAACCTCAAAGAAGTCATGCAAGAGCTCAAATCATCGTTCGGACGTCCAGAAGTAGTTGTGAAAACGTTGTTGAGCCAGATTCGACGACAGGTACCCCCGAGAGCAGAAAAGTTGGAGACGCTTGTGCAGTTCGCCGTATCCGTGGACGaaatgtgtgctgctgtgagaAACAACGGGGTCGAGGAGCGTTATGATGGACCCGTGTTGGATGAGCTCGTTGGTCGTCTCCCTCCGATGATTAAGCTGATGTGGGGCATACACAGTCTTACGTTGTCAAAGGTCAACCTGGCTGCATTCGGAAAGTGGATGCAAACCATTAAGCATGCAGCCCAAGCGGTAACGAGCCCTGCAAATCTTATCGAACCACGATGCAGTAAGTATTTGCACATGCATACTACTAATCCCTCCTCGCAGAACTCCACAGAAGCCGTTTGTGCATGCGATAACGGCTGCGTTCGCTTATACGAATGTGACGGATACTGGCAGAAAAGTGTAGCAGATCGCTGGGACATCATTAAGCGGAACTACTTGTGTAAATGTTGTTTGAAAAAACATCGTGCGCCCTGTAAAGAGACGAGAGTATGCGGCAAAGACGGATGTACTGTAAAACACCACCCGTCACTACACAATTCGGCAGGTAAGGGAAGACACGAAGCAAATTTCTCTCACTCTACAGCCACCGACGAGAACATACTATTGCGATACGTGCCAGTTGAGCTGCAGGCTGTAGGAAAGACGATCAGAACAGTTGCTTTTCTCGACGAAGGAGCGTCAGTATCGCTAATCGAACATTCGCTAGTTGACGAGCTGGAACTTGAAGGGACAAACCGACCTCTTTGTTTGAAATGGACTGGAGGACAACATCGCACTGAACGAGATTCAAAACAG TTCTCTTTATAG